The Gymnogyps californianus isolate 813 chromosome 3, ASM1813914v2, whole genome shotgun sequence genomic sequence TTTGTGTGTCCTCGAGACcttttgatttcagaaatgaagtACTTTGCTGAATATCTGTCAGTGGATGCCCAGCGCTGGGAAGAGGTGGACATTTCAGTGCACTGTGACGTTCACATCTTTGACTGGTTGATAAGATACGTTAAAAGGAACACTAAAGATTCTGAAGCTAATGAAATGCCCACTTTaggtaaaagaaaatgtgtagaTCATTTGTTGTAGGTTCATGATGTTCTGTACTAATGGAAGATTAACGGTTTTGACACAGTTCAGCCCCAGTCTCTTTGTTTCCGACTGTTGCACTGAAGCTTGTCATTTGTTAGAAAAGTGTTGCAACAGAGATCCTCTGGTCGTTATAGCAGATGTCTCTGATTTGTCAACACTGACAGTTTTGAGGAAACATCCTGACAGTTGAAGCAGTGAAAAAGATCTAATATATTTTGGGATCTGgtgtttttaattaagcttCTTCAGACCTCTTCTGAACAAGAACAGAGtggtagttttaaaatactgatgatTGTTGGGTTTCgttttgtttctcctctgctccccatcGGTACAATTgcaatattttctaaaatttcaaTGCAATCTGATATAGTGGTAGAAGAACTTTTGCCTTTATGAATTTGAGGcaagtttttaatctttttatgaGCCTTTgctaccattttttaaaaatataaacaaaccaAGAGAATAGGGTTATAACTTGTAATGCAAAGGTTATGTTAAGCAAAATCTCAGCTGGGTATGATGGCTACATCAGATGGAAGTTAATCTTGTTGTGTAATTGTTTAGTCAGTGTATCCCTGTGAAGCCACCTATTCCAGTTTTTATAAATTCCAGTTTGTTATAGTTGTATTCTGGCCACCTAAATGATAAACCAAAACTTTGTTTCTTAAGATGGAAAACGCTCCACATATTGGAAGGTGGAATGACAGGTTGATTGGTAAAATAATAGTTAAAACAGATACTAAATATGCAGAGGGAGGGATGTGATATGAAATTATCAAAAGaattcatgtaaaaaaaaccccttttttttgttgccttttagAACCATCAAATGTCATATCaattcttatttcttctgaGTTTTTGAAGATGGATTCATTAGTAAGtattaagaaagaaagattctCTACCATAAGGGCACAGTTAATTACCAGGTGTCTAACAGCTTGTTTGTTATGCTTTGGCTGTTGCATAAACAGGTGATGAAATGAGAACATTTTGAGATTTTTACCACCTTTCTTATTCAATGCAGTAATCTGATATTTGCAGAATCTCAATGCAAGAAAACTTAGAGTAAGTGATTTGTAAATGTGATAGTGAGATCTTGAATTTGCCTTCTGATGACTGATCTAGAGTAACATCAGTATCTGACTTCTGATAGGTTTTATCAAAAAAGATTATTAAATCAATGAATACCTTTGTTTTATATCCTTTTTACACAAATGACACTTCTGCAATTTAGAATCTGGTTCTCCAGCTCTGTATAAGTAATACCTACTGACTTGTTTGTTAAAATGTTTGTCAAAAGTTCTGTCATTGGGGTGACCCACAATTAAATACACAGTAAACATAGCTGTTTAAGTTGAGATCCAGGCAGTACTATGTATAATGTGTACTGTGGTTCTCTTTGTACAAGCAATTAAAAGGTACCACTTGTTGAAGATGAAACATTGGTGGAGTTGTTTTTTGGTCTGTAGAAACCTTTTGGAGGAGAACATAAACTAACTCAGTCATGTGCATTCAGAGTCTCCTTTAGACAAATCtgagatttgtttttttaagttgaacTGAAATAGTTTTCCAAAACACCACACTTAATAAAAATCTTGAAGCAGTTAGTACATCTTTTTGAGATAGCTTTGTCTAGAATTCCTTAAcgttatttttcatgtttctatttttcctaGGTAGAAAAATGTATTCGTTATTGTCACAAAAATATGAATGCTATTGTAGCCACGCCATGTAACATGAATTGTATCAATGCTAATCTTGTTACGCACATTGCTGATCTCTTCACGCACAATGAAGTGGAAGAGCTGAAGGACAAAAGAGACAAATTTAAGAGGTAACTTTTTGCCCTGTAATACACTACTGAAGTGCTGTCAGGCTTTTGGACCATTTTTCAGAACAGCTAAGACACTGTGGGGTTTGAAGCGATATATATACAATTTCTCTTCTCATATAATGTATCTTCAACACAGAATATCATGAAGTGACTTcagaattttatattaaaaacatgagCAAAAGGACAGAGCTTTTTATAGGAAACGAGCAAAAGGAAAGGCCACAGTAGGAGTGTGTCATGGACAAATTATTCATGAATTCTGACATGGGAGCCAGGATTAGGGTAAGGAACCTTTTATGGGATGACACGCTCCTAATTTGTAGAGAATGGTTTGACTTCAGCATCCTGTGAACTCTGATGTTTAGATCTAGAATTTAGGATGGCTAGAAGGCTGAATAGTTGTGATGGAATACTATTTCATACATAAGGACTCCAGCTTAGTCAGTATCAAGATAAGGGCCAATTATTGGAGGGCAGGCTGACAGACAAGCAAGGTGAAAGTAAGAAAGGATTTTAATCAGTAGGGATGAAGACATTATAACTTTTAGAATTAAAGTTAAGTGTAACTTCATTAATAAAAGGTCTTTTAGTCAAGGTAGATGCTGGCAGTTTATATGGGCAAGCAatgtaagaaaggaaaaaaaaaaataagagatcTCTCTCCTCACATCTGTGTAAAAATAAGAGATGACCAGGTCATGAACCAGTTATCCAAACAGATtagtttaaaggaaaatcacattaaaaactAGATTCTGAGAGAAATATGGTGACTTTGCTTATCATCAGAATATAATTGTTAGTCTCACTATACATAaaacaaatctcatttttttttttctaatgggTAAGCTGTGTTTCTTTCATTAATAGTAAACTTTTCTGCAAGAAGATTGAGAGACTGTTTGATCCGGAGTACCTAAATCCAGATTCTCGAGGAAATGCAGCAACATTATACAGGTATGGTCTTTTTGTATTACTACTTCAGTTGCAAGGACAATCCCTGCGCTTTGAAGTCCTGCTCTTACTCCagtactttctttctttttttttttttaataatctagGTGTTGTTTATGTAAAAAGCTGCTAACTAAAGAAACGGAAAGAAGAATTCCATGTGTACCAGGAAAAATCAACATAGATCAACATGGGAATATTGTCTATGTTCATATAAGGTagtgaatatatatattaaaaatgtttcttcaacTATATGATTTTGGGTGATTTTACACAATGTTTAGGAATTATCAGATACTCACAAAATGAAGTCATAGATATGTGAAGAGCAATATGAAACATCTCAGCTTCTTATATTacctagcaaaaaaaaaaaaaaaagggagcgATTATGACGTTGTACTTCTGAAATTCATTCAGCAGTGCCGCTGCtgaatggaaatggaaaaactaCAGCCACGATTACTGGGAGGGCTATTTTGGGTCATACTGccttaaatagaaaatactcAGCTAATTCTTTCATCAAAGGGTTTTAAGTTATGTGTAGTTGAtgacaaattaaattaaaggcTGCGTTTCTACAAGGTTTGTTATTGAACGATAGATCCACCGTTGCCAGCAAAGAAATgctaaagaatattttctagACTGACTTTATACTGTCAAATCAAATACTTAGCCTGCTTAAAGACAACTATAAATAAACTTTGtcagttgtttttctgttctaaagTATTTGTCAGAGGAGCTTCCAGGACCTATTCTGTATGTATGCCCGATTCATTTGGCACAAACGTTTAATTCAATTCTGTCTGTTTGATCCATGTTTGTGAACAGCTGGATTCTTTTCTTAATGAAGATCAGTGCGTGATCAGCTGCAgttccctccctcctcagaTGCCCTCTTTAAGGAATCTGGTGGGAAATTAATAACAGGAGACCTTTCTCATCAGATCTATTTCGTTCAGAACAACCAAAACACAGTTCAGTATCAGCTCCCAAAGAAACACTTGTTTAGTGTTACCTCCCACCAGTAATTCCAAGGTGTGGATTAAGTTCTGCCTAACGGTCTAAATAGAACCGAATCTTGCGACCCTGTCCTGACCTATTAGGATCATTGGTGATTAGCCATGTAAAATTCATTAATTGTATTACTTCACTTAAGCTGACTGTATGTAGCTGCTATGCAATTCCTAGCATATAAATGTGCAGGGTTTTAAAGTTACTCAGAGGATTATTAAGGTTCTAATTATTTGCCTTGTGGTACTTGTGACTGCTTTTCTACACAGAATCCGTTTACCGTTCCTTAGGTGAAGTGATGCTGGCCACTAATGAATGCAGGCTTACGAGCCAATACAAGCCTATctttaatgatttaaaaataggtttatATTTATTGGTCCTCTAGTGGTGCCTAGAACTAACTTCCAGTTGGAAGTACTGCTCGCTTTAGTCTAGGTTAGACATATATATAGTAAAAAATGGTTCAGGCCAGGGCTTAAAATTGTGGGAAAACAGTATGTGCTCTTTCTGAAGATAACATGCACCAATGCAAGTTGGATATTCTCTTTTGAATTCTGAAGAGGCGTGTGTCATTTTATCACTAGGAAGGAAccaagtctgtatttttaagactaGACGTCTCGGATACATATATTCACCAAAAAGACATGGtcttattttttcaaacttcagtTCTTAACTGAGTAATTGCTGTTGTGTTGCAGATACATAGAAACATGTTATGttggcttttaaaagaaataaaatagaatggCAGTACTTCGCTTCTGTTGCACAACatattaaagacagaaaactgcaaTATGACTGAACTTGTTTGCATATgcatattttgatttcttctactctgtgtattgggttttcctctgttttatgGTTCTCCTGATTTCCAAAAGGCTTGATATTTATCGGAACTTATAAATTTGCACTATATGGAGCTTGAGATGAATCAAACTGTAATTGTTTGTTATTAGTAAGTTTAGGATGTTGTGAAAGAATATAGGCTCTTCTGTCATGGTCAGAATTTAATAATGATTGTCCCACATTGTATCCTTCCTGTTCTGAACTCTTCTGTAGGCTTTTCACCAGTGGAGCATGTGGTGTTCTGCTCCTTCTCCACCTCACCTTTCTGGTGGCAGGAGCGAAACAGAGTTATGACTCTATGCAACCtgaccttttgctttttcagagacAAAACCTGGGAAGTCCATGAGTACTTAATTGGCCTTCATGAGGAATTGAAATCTTGGCGGGATGTTTATTGGCGTCTTTGGGGGACTGTCAATTGGTTGACCTGCTCAAGATGTAACCAAGTTAGTATGCTTTCACTTTCGCTTGTTGGTCTGTAGATGTCTTGTTGTGGGTGACTTTTGGGGGGTGAGGCAGAGATTAAAGCAGTTTGGAAAATATATGGCAATAAAGCTTGGTATATGTTCTTTATAGTGCAAAATTTTGACTTCCATAGGTAATCTCACCTGTCATTAtctctctttttattctaaTGTAGTCTTTCCTGTGTACTGAATTCTCCCATTGCCAGTACCATTCGCAGTCAGTTCTTTATCCAGGTGTAGCAAGTGCTCTGGGCTCCACTGGGACAGGAGTGTATCCCTGTTGTAACCAAAAAGTACTTCGATTTGATCCTACAACCCTCCCAAAGGTACTTCAATACTAGCTCACTTTTAAAGGAGCAGGGACTCTTTTTCTCATAACACACATGGCGCGGGGGCGACAGTGTGTCATGAAAATAgatcttttccaaaataaggATTGTAAATTGCTGCAGTGTCCCAAGGCAGGCTAGGACCTTGGGACACAAGAGTTCAAAAGTTGAACTTCTGTTATTGTACTTACTGAAATCAGTTCTTCCCGTTAACTCAAGTATTTGATCTTTTGTGTATATCTTTGCAGGGCTGCAAAGTGAGGGATCACATGGTTGATTTACCTTCAGGAAATGAAGATGGGGATGCTTCGCCATCTCAAACTACTAAAATATTGAATGACCTGCTTCATCATAGAGATGTTATTGTTGTTCCTTTCACTAAGGATGAGAATAGGTAAGAACATTGTATCGTGTTACTGAAATAACTTAGCCTTCAACACTTAACACGTGTGCACGTTACATTTGATTTCtctcccattttaaaatgggaCATAGGACTTCTTAAAGGTAACTTATTTTTGATTGTTTAGTTGGAATTGGGAAGAGAAGAACaagtactttttccttttgcatttcaaGCGGgcatttgtcgtggtttaaccccagccagcagctcagcaccacgcagctgcttcccctccctcccagtggggtgaggaggaggaaagggggaaaaaaaaaaagtaaaactcatgggttgagataagagcattttaataactaaagtaaaatgtaatactaacaatagcaatgatgcacaatgcaatttctcaccacccgctgaccgatgcccagttagttcccgatccgcgcctcccggccaactcccccctgtttatatactgggcatgacattccgtggtatggaatatccctttggctagttcaggtcagctgcccggctgtgctccctcccagcttcttgcacacctgcttgctggcagagcatgggaaactgaaaagtccttggcttaagataagcgctacttagcaacaactaaaacatcagtgtgttatcaacatcattctcacactaaatccaaaacacagcactgtaccagctactaagaagagagttaactctgtcccagctgaaaccaggacagcatttAGACATTCATCCTCCATAAGCATTCACTCCTATCTTTATATCTTAATGGATTGTTATCAAAATATTATGTGGCTGACTTGGAGGTCTGTCTTCCGTCTTGACACATGATGAGTAAAGAGAAACTGATTCTAAAGttgtgaaatagaaaaatttatttttgtttcacatcTTTCTCTTTAAGTGATTCTGGTATTGGGCTCTGTGATGAAAAAGGCATTGAATGTGATGTGCTTGTAGAACCAAATACACCGTGGGGTCCCAAAACTGGAGAAATCAATGCTGTGAGtgctaatgtttttttctgataatgGGATTCTTACAAGGGTACTTTGAAGAATTCATTAGACaacttttaataaaaccaaaaaccatACATTGTTGGAGGAAGAAGTGCACTGCTGAGCGCTGCAGGATAGCATAGGCTAGCATAGGTACAAAATATCTGGTTGGTGAAAAGGCAAAACTTTTACcatgtctgctggaaatatttctgtatatcAGAGGCAATTCTCCATATGTCTGTGCTTTCCATCCCATTCTTAAGCTGATGCTATTTAAGGATCCAGtcatactttaaaatacatcacatggcaaatatttaaatatttgctgcCTTTGTTTTGTCTGCTGATGTATCTGGCTATGTCCACATGACTTTTGCAAGTCCCTAAGTGAAGAACAGTAACTTGGGTTGTGTTTTGgttggggggtttgtttgtttgtttggggtttgttgtttttttgttttgtggttttttttttcccccccagatGTGAAAGATTTACTTTCCAGAACTATGATGCATGTATGTTACTATGTTTATGTCAGGTCAACAGTGATACTTTCTAAGGCAAGTTTAAGGAGACTGTTTATCATGCTGCCTCTGGTTTAAAGAGAGCTTTCATGCAAAGATAAGTTTTTGAAATTCTGCACCCATCGTGGAACTTCTGGTAACTCAACGATCCTGATGGTAGCACAATGCTGCTGATTCCCTGAGAATTTCCAACAGAGTATCAGAAGCTCTCCCGCAATAAATGTGGGAGGCTCTTAAATTTAAACTCCGTAACAATCTGGTACATAAGTGCCCTCCCCCTGCCATCCTGGACTGCTTTTTTGATTAAAAtcagctgtaaatatttttagcGCTAAGGTTAGGCACATTAAAACATGACTCTGAATTCACTGCATTTAATCGGTCAGTGGTTCACAGCCTGTTTGAGGCTAGTCGTTCCACCAAAATTTATAGTTAAAGATGAGAGTAGGCCTTCTAGGAGTTACCAGTATAGATCGCTGTACTATAACATACCACTCCTATTTTTAGAATtccactcactttttttttattcgAATTATTATTAGTTCTTTAACTTACatgcctttctctctctttctgtgactacagtttctttctctgaagaacTGGACTTTACAGCTGgttagtaaaatattttgttcataattttaaatatttgctcttcTGCGCTTGCAGAGAactagctttgatttttttgtcttattttctaattaatttggcggaaaatgtattttcttttgccttaATTTGGAGGTTGCAGTATAGCAGCACTTTTTACAAGAAAGTATAAAGTATGTGTGAAGCACTACTTTGGcctgaataaaaattaaaaattccttttaaatgtttttataaatgacaACAAACAACAGACCAGCACTGCATGCATCGGTTCTTAATAGTTCGTTAGGCTGACAGAAATGTAAAGCATGAAAACAGAGTTTTTGAGTGTCTGTCTCTTTGATGGCTTGTCTGAGATGCTTCATGTCTTCTTTATACCGCTGCTTCATTGCAAAAAGCTTTTATCAGAGTTGAGGGCCTAGCCAAATGCAGAGAATGGGGAGTCATTCTTCTAGTAGCATAGGATGTCACATGATTTACTATTTTGGTATGTAAATGCTAGAGAGCAGCAGTTTACCTCTGTCACTCTTGAGGATTTGTGTTGGAGTCTGATGTTCTTAGTGTCCTATAGTAAGACTGTTCTTCTTGCAAAAACATGATTCCTAAACTTTTTGAACTTGCAGTCCATGTTAAGCTTTGTCATTTCTCATGGATTACTAGGCACTCATATCACTTACTTTATTCAAAGTATATTCAAACAATGTAAACATCACATTCCTTAATATTGTCATTATTCTGTGTTGATTAGTTAGGAACTATTCACTGTGACCCATCTGCAATATCGGAGCCCATAGTTTATTACGATgtacaagagagagaagggggaaaaaagaaatgtttagatATTAGGGTgagttcacaaaaaaaaagccaaccagATATTCCAGACCAACTTGCAATAAATTATTAATGCAGATAGCTCTGGTGTTCATAATCTGTGTGTATTTGTAGAGCACTGTGATAAGCATGCTTTGTGGTATTTAATTACTGAGTATCTCAGCAATTTCAGGCAGTTTGCAAGATGCAGCAAGCCTCCATAGAACTGTCCATAAACTTGTACTTTCCTGTATTCTATGATTATGTGGCTAGTTCAGATGTTTGCAAACATAACATaaattttcttattaattagaaaaataatatagcCAGCAATACATTGGATAGTAAACACTGAATCATACAATAATACAGTTTGGAAGAGATCTCTGGTGGTCATCTTATGTATTTCCTCCCActctcaaagcagggccaacttcAAAGTTATTCAACTTCAAAGCTATACCACTTTGCTCAGGGTCAT encodes the following:
- the SANBR gene encoding SANT and BTB domain regulator of class switch recombination isoform X2, encoding MSRGFSENNNFPYDNNQMVLDMILCSLIGVPQPINWDSVARLVPGYTSKECAKRFDELKSSGSSPVDNQYNPLMAAGGSPVETLATYIKSSLLDTQTEFQEPAIGQDSITITGRPSTTSTRSCSSESEKGPVHKGGESPDESQGPNMVIHVCDEAKNLKEDFVCPRDLLISEMKYFAEYLSVDAQRWEEVDISVHCDVHIFDWLIRYVKRNTKDSEANEMPTLEPSNVISILISSEFLKMDSLVEKCIRYCHKNMNAIVATPCNMNCINANLVTHIADLFTHNEVEELKDKRDKFKSKLFCKKIERLFDPEYLNPDSRGNAATLYRCCLCKKLLTKETERRIPCVPGKINIDQHGNIVYVHIRDKTWEVHEYLIGLHEELKSWRDVYWRLWGTVNWLTCSRCNQSFLCTEFSHCQYHSQSVLYPGVASALGSTGTGVYPCCNQKVLRFDPTTLPKGCKVRDHMVDLPSGNEDGDASPSQTTKILNDLLHHRDVIVVPFTKDENSDSGIGLCDEKGIECDVLVEPNTPWGPKTGEINAFLSLKNWTLQLKQQSLLSEEEEYTTGSEVTEDEVGMKKNYAGNQQGERRN
- the SANBR gene encoding SANT and BTB domain regulator of class switch recombination isoform X1 yields the protein MSRGFSENNNFPYDNNQMVLDMILCSLIGVPQPINWDSVARLVPGYTSKECAKRFDELKSSGSSPVDNQYNPLMAAGGSPVETLATYIKSSLLDTQTEFQEPAIGQDSITITGRPSTTSTRSCSSESEKGPVHKGGESPDESQGPNMVIHVCDEAKNLKEDFVCPRDLLISEMKYFAEYLSVDAQRWEEVDISVHCDVHIFDWLIRYVKRNTKDSEANEMPTLEPSNVISILISSEFLKMDSLVEKCIRYCHKNMNAIVATPCNMNCINANLVTHIADLFTHNEVEELKDKRDKFKSKLFCKKIERLFDPEYLNPDSRGNAATLYRCCLCKKLLTKETERRIPCVPGKINIDQHGNIVYVHIRDKTWEVHEYLIGLHEELKSWRDVYWRLWGTVNWLTCSRCNQSFLCTEFSHCQYHSQSVLYPGVASALGSTGTGVYPCCNQKVLRFDPTTLPKGCKVRDHMVDLPSGNEDGDASPSQTTKILNDLLHHRDVIVVPFTKDENSDSGIGLCDEKGIECDVLVEPNTPWGPKTGEINAFLSLKNWTLQLKQQSLLSEEEEYTTGSEVTEDEVGMKKNYAGNQVQQEKLKKSYKHPKKVVSSPSVQKKEKPSDKSSSRDASPFIVSMQQNKWDASRSLRFNQDAQREDDQRRMSEITGHLIKMRLGDLDRVKSKDSKEYAGGIYSRLEAQIKASAQVSARQNNAEKNARSKSRFGQGRPT
- the SANBR gene encoding SANT and BTB domain regulator of class switch recombination isoform X3, translating into MSRGFSENNNFPYDNNQMVLDMILCSLIGVPQPINWDSVARLVPGYTSKECAKRFDELKSSGSSPVDNQYNPLMAAGGSPVETLATYIKSSLLDTQTEFQEPAIGQDSITITGRPSTTSTRSCSSESEKGPVHKGGESPDESQGPNMVIHVCDEAKNLKEDFVCPRDLLISEMKYFAEYLSVDAQRWEEVDISVHCDVHIFDWLIRYVKRNTKDSEANEMPTLEPSNVISILISSEFLKMDSLVEKCIRYCHKNMNAIVATPCNMNCINANLVTHIADLFTHNEVEELKDKRDKFKSKLFCKKIERLFDPEYLNPDSRGNAATLYRCCLCKKLLTKETERRIPCVPGKINIDQHGNIVYVHIRDKTWEVHEYLIGLHEELKSWRDVYWRLWGTVNWLTCSRCNQSFLCTEFSHCQYHSQSVLYPGVASALGSTGTGVYPCCNQKVLRFDPTTLPKGCKVRDHMVDLPSGNEDGDASPSQTTKILNDLLHHRDVIVVPFTKDENSDSGIGLCDEKGIECDVLVEPNTPWGPKTGEINAFLSLKNWTLQLKQQSLLSEEEEYTTGSEVTEDEVGMKKNYAGNQNILLVT